A genomic stretch from Algoriphagus halophilus includes:
- a CDS encoding c-type cytochrome — protein sequence MKITKPLNLGLAALAGLAFACGGGEKSTETSTPAVTESKPAEPVQEMSLEEKYKDDPIYVKGIAKVKASDCTSCHMVERKIVGPSYADVAAKYESTDENITMLAEKVIAGGVGTWGEVPMPPHPNLSLEDAKDMVAYVLLLK from the coding sequence ATGAAAATCACAAAACCGTTAAACCTTGGACTTGCCGCATTGGCAGGATTGGCATTTGCTTGTGGTGGTGGAGAAAAGTCAACTGAAACTTCAACTCCTGCAGTTACTGAATCAAAACCAGCTGAGCCGGTACAAGAAATGAGCCTAGAAGAAAAGTACAAGGATGATCCTATCTACGTCAAAGGAATCGCGAAGGTCAAAGCTTCTGATTGTACCTCTTGCCATATGGTTGAAAGAAAAATTGTTGGCCCTTCTTATGCAGATGTCGCAGCAAAATATGAGAGCACTGATGAAAATATCACCATGCTTGCTGAAAAAGTAATTGCTGGCGGTGTAGGTACTTGGGGAGAAGTTCCAATGCCTCCTCATCCTAATTTGAGTCTTGAGGATGCAAAAGACATGGTTGCTTATGTTCTTTTGCTAAAGTAA
- a CDS encoding NADP-dependent isocitrate dehydrogenase: MSNQTPKILYTLTDEAPALATYSLLPIVQAFTSSAGVQVETRDISLSGRIIANFPEYLKPEQQMKDALAELGAIAKTPEANIVKLPNISASVPQLKAAIKELQAKGYALPDYPEEPKTEEEKTVKGKYDKIKGSAVNPVLREGNSDRRAPQAVKAYAKKHPHSMGKWSADSKSHVDSMEEGDFYGSEKSHTMTQAATVSIELKKNDGSTEVLKSGLKLQEGEVIDASTLSVSALKAFLKKAKADAKAKGVLFSIHMKATMMKVSDPIIFGHAVKVFFEPVFAKHSTTFAELGVDVNNGFGDLLANIEKLPADKKAEILADIDACYADSPDLAMVNSDRGITNLHVPSDVIIDASMPAMIRTSGQMWNKEGKSQDTKAIIPDRSYAGVYQATIDFCKQHGAFDPSTMGSVPNVGLMAQKAEEYGSHDKTFEISTAGTVEVKDENGVVILSHPVEAGDIWRMCQTKDAPIQDWVKLAVTRARLSDTPAVFWLDPKRGHDQELIKKVNTYLLDHDTNGLEIHIMSPVEATNFSLARIKEGLDTISVTGNVLRDYLTDLFPILEVGTSAKMLSIVPLMNGGGLFETGAGGSAPKHVEQFVKEGHLRWDSLGEFLALAVSLEHLGRTFHNDKALLLGETLDAATGKFLENDKSPARVVGKLDNRGSHFYLALYWAQALAAQDKDAELKAKFTPFAQKMTESEEQIVAELNGSQGSPNDIGGYFKPDEALTSAAMRPSATFNAVLESL; the protein is encoded by the coding sequence ATGAGTAACCAAACTCCAAAAATCCTTTATACGCTAACAGATGAGGCGCCAGCCTTAGCAACGTATTCTTTACTTCCAATTGTTCAAGCATTTACTAGCTCTGCTGGGGTGCAGGTAGAAACAAGAGATATCTCGCTTTCGGGAAGAATTATCGCAAACTTCCCGGAATACCTAAAGCCAGAGCAACAAATGAAAGATGCCTTGGCAGAATTAGGAGCTATTGCCAAAACCCCGGAAGCGAATATTGTCAAGCTTCCAAATATTTCTGCTTCAGTTCCACAATTGAAAGCGGCAATTAAGGAGTTGCAAGCCAAAGGGTATGCACTTCCAGATTATCCTGAAGAGCCAAAAACGGAAGAAGAAAAGACCGTTAAAGGTAAGTACGATAAAATCAAAGGTTCTGCTGTAAACCCTGTATTAAGAGAGGGGAATTCGGATAGGAGAGCTCCTCAAGCTGTAAAAGCCTATGCGAAGAAACACCCACATTCCATGGGTAAGTGGTCTGCGGATTCCAAATCCCATGTGGATAGTATGGAAGAGGGAGATTTTTACGGAAGTGAAAAATCCCATACCATGACTCAAGCAGCTACTGTTTCCATTGAACTTAAAAAGAATGATGGTAGTACCGAGGTCTTGAAATCGGGTCTCAAACTACAAGAAGGAGAAGTAATCGATGCCTCTACTTTGAGCGTGTCTGCTTTGAAAGCCTTTTTAAAGAAAGCGAAAGCCGATGCGAAAGCGAAAGGGGTTTTGTTTTCTATCCATATGAAGGCAACCATGATGAAGGTGTCCGATCCTATCATTTTTGGGCATGCTGTGAAAGTATTCTTCGAACCGGTATTCGCGAAGCATTCTACTACTTTTGCTGAGCTTGGTGTAGATGTGAATAATGGTTTTGGTGATTTGCTAGCAAATATTGAAAAGCTTCCTGCAGATAAGAAAGCTGAAATTTTAGCTGATATTGATGCTTGTTATGCGGATAGCCCGGATTTGGCGATGGTAAATTCTGACAGAGGAATTACCAACTTGCATGTGCCTAGTGATGTGATCATTGATGCTTCTATGCCAGCCATGATCCGTACTTCTGGGCAAATGTGGAATAAGGAAGGGAAATCCCAAGATACCAAGGCAATTATCCCAGATAGAAGTTATGCAGGGGTATATCAGGCAACCATTGATTTCTGTAAGCAACATGGAGCATTCGATCCTTCTACTATGGGGAGCGTTCCAAATGTGGGTTTAATGGCTCAAAAAGCAGAAGAATATGGTTCCCATGACAAAACTTTTGAGATCTCAACCGCTGGAACAGTAGAAGTAAAGGACGAAAATGGAGTGGTTATTCTTTCCCATCCAGTGGAAGCTGGAGATATCTGGAGAATGTGCCAGACTAAAGATGCCCCTATTCAGGATTGGGTCAAACTTGCTGTGACCAGAGCGAGATTATCTGACACACCAGCTGTATTTTGGTTAGATCCAAAAAGAGGACATGATCAAGAGTTGATCAAAAAAGTAAATACCTATTTACTTGATCATGATACCAATGGTCTGGAAATTCATATTATGTCTCCTGTGGAGGCTACCAACTTCTCTTTGGCAAGAATCAAAGAAGGATTGGATACAATTTCTGTAACAGGAAATGTGTTGAGAGACTACTTGACAGATTTGTTCCCGATTTTGGAAGTTGGAACCAGTGCAAAAATGCTTTCCATAGTTCCATTGATGAATGGTGGAGGTTTGTTTGAAACTGGTGCTGGAGGATCCGCTCCAAAGCACGTAGAACAATTTGTGAAAGAAGGCCATTTAAGATGGGACTCTTTAGGAGAGTTCTTGGCATTGGCGGTTTCTTTAGAGCATTTGGGAAGAACATTCCATAATGATAAAGCTTTATTGCTAGGTGAAACCTTAGATGCAGCTACTGGTAAATTCTTGGAAAATGATAAGTCTCCTGCAAGAGTTGTAGGTAAGCTGGATAACAGAGGAAGTCATTTCTATTTGGCACTTTATTGGGCTCAGGCTCTAGCAGCACAGGATAAGGATGCGGAATTGAAAGCAAAGTTTACTCCTTTTGCTCAAAAGATGACTGAAAGCGAAGAACAGATTGTAGCAGAGCTTAATGGAAGTCAAGGTTCTCCAAATGACATAGGAGGATATTTCAAGCCGGATGAGGCATTGACTTCGGCTGCCATGAGGCCAAGTGCAACCTTTAATGCAGTACTTGAGAGCTTATAA
- a CDS encoding LON peptidase substrate-binding domain-containing protein: MKLPLFPLKLVAFPGEELNLHIFEPRYRQLISDISEQDQTFGICVYNDKLTGFGTEVKLEAIHHRYDDGRLDIRTIGLKAFKIKDFQNPMEDKLYAGGEVEYLEDDPNLTNVQYFEFLFYLKEMLYLLNHQVEVHPETTTSFTYAHKIGLKLEEELELLVMPSESLRVDYLIRHFKRMIPAIKALEEAKRKIRQNGHFKHLDPLDF, from the coding sequence ATGAAATTGCCGTTGTTTCCCTTAAAGTTAGTTGCATTTCCGGGTGAAGAACTCAATCTTCATATTTTTGAACCTAGGTATAGACAGCTTATTTCCGATATCAGTGAGCAAGATCAGACTTTCGGGATTTGTGTTTATAATGATAAATTAACAGGCTTTGGTACAGAGGTAAAGCTAGAGGCAATTCATCATCGTTATGACGATGGGAGACTGGATATAAGAACCATTGGCTTGAAGGCTTTTAAAATCAAAGATTTTCAAAATCCAATGGAAGACAAGCTGTACGCAGGAGGTGAGGTGGAATACCTTGAAGATGATCCTAATCTTACGAATGTCCAATACTTCGAATTTCTATTTTACTTAAAAGAGATGCTTTATTTATTAAATCATCAGGTAGAAGTTCACCCAGAGACCACCACTTCATTTACCTATGCCCACAAAATAGGTTTAAAGCTGGAAGAGGAGCTTGAGTTGTTGGTGATGCCTTCGGAAAGCTTACGGGTAGATTATTTAATCAGGCATTTCAAGAGAATGATTCCTGCCATCAAAGCCTTAGAAGAAGCGAAAAGGAAAATCAGGCAAAACGGGCATTTTAAACATCTGGATCCCCTGGATTTTTAA
- a CDS encoding 3-keto-disaccharide hydrolase, translating to MKKTYLAIAALTGILASCTGEKTVETEAIETTEVQEETSEWISLSDGATFDGWHKYGGGEVGKAWKIDGEGAIYLDAVNKDGWQTGDGGDIVTDEEFDNFHFKYDWKIAQNGNSGVIFYVHEAPEYQYPWNTGMEMQVLDNEGHPDAKIISHRAGDLYDLIVSSEETVKPYGEWNHAEIIADHGKLELILNGTTVVSTTLWTPEWEALIADSKFKDMPGFGTFKKGRISLQDHGDLVYFKNLLIKKL from the coding sequence ATGAAGAAAACCTATTTAGCAATTGCTGCACTGACAGGAATCTTAGCCTCTTGTACAGGAGAGAAAACTGTAGAAACCGAAGCTATTGAGACAACTGAAGTTCAAGAAGAAACATCTGAATGGATATCCTTATCCGATGGAGCCACCTTCGATGGCTGGCATAAATACGGAGGAGGAGAAGTTGGGAAAGCCTGGAAAATCGACGGAGAAGGAGCAATATACTTGGACGCAGTCAATAAAGATGGCTGGCAAACCGGAGATGGTGGTGACATCGTTACGGATGAGGAATTTGATAATTTCCACTTCAAATACGACTGGAAAATAGCTCAAAATGGGAATAGTGGTGTCATATTCTATGTTCATGAAGCTCCAGAGTATCAGTACCCTTGGAATACTGGTATGGAAATGCAAGTATTGGACAACGAAGGACATCCAGATGCTAAGATCATTAGCCATAGAGCAGGTGATTTATATGACTTAATCGTAAGTAGCGAAGAGACTGTCAAACCATATGGTGAATGGAATCACGCTGAAATCATTGCTGATCATGGCAAACTTGAGCTAATTCTCAATGGAACAACTGTGGTAAGCACTACCCTTTGGACTCCGGAGTGGGAAGCACTCATTGCTGACAGTAAATTCAAAGATATGCCAGGATTTGGCACCTTTAAGAAAGGACGAATCTCTTTGCAAGATCATGGGGATCTGGTTTATTTCAAGAACCTTCTAATCAAAAAGCTATAA
- a CDS encoding S1 family peptidase yields the protein MFAKAIQEVAGFTRAIHSISRNFNSHQVQRGSATLFFVNEQGYALTCKHVAQWLSQADQINKVYTQYLKGNHDGQQTKQLAYQLGLANDKTAEMRVTFVDCVDHIKNLKIHTHPEYDLALIKFDGFDKKLFTNTPQFLKDTQSIHPGEMLCRLGFPFPEFSNFQLNLEQNILEWINTGNARSPRFPIEGMVTRFLGDNQGKVYGIEMSTPGLRGQSGGPLFDKEGRIIGMQSRTKHLHLGFDIEDKPILVRGKEKKINDYSFIHLGECIHVGVIKEFLKQHQVSFEEA from the coding sequence ATGTTTGCAAAAGCCATCCAAGAAGTAGCTGGATTTACAAGAGCCATTCACTCTATTTCTAGAAATTTCAATTCCCATCAAGTTCAACGTGGCTCTGCCACCTTATTCTTTGTCAATGAACAAGGATATGCATTGACCTGCAAACACGTAGCTCAATGGCTTTCGCAAGCAGATCAAATCAACAAGGTATATACCCAGTATTTAAAAGGGAATCATGATGGTCAACAAACCAAGCAATTGGCCTATCAACTGGGGTTAGCCAATGATAAAACCGCCGAAATGAGAGTAACTTTTGTGGACTGTGTAGACCACATCAAAAACTTGAAAATCCACACTCATCCCGAATACGATTTGGCTTTGATCAAATTTGACGGATTTGATAAAAAATTATTCACAAACACTCCACAGTTTTTAAAAGATACTCAATCCATACACCCCGGAGAAATGCTCTGTAGGCTAGGCTTTCCTTTTCCAGAGTTTTCCAATTTCCAGCTCAACTTGGAACAAAACATTTTGGAATGGATTAATACCGGTAATGCGAGATCACCCCGATTTCCTATTGAAGGTATGGTCACCCGGTTTTTGGGAGACAATCAAGGGAAAGTTTATGGAATAGAAATGAGCACTCCTGGGCTAAGAGGACAAAGCGGAGGACCACTTTTTGACAAAGAAGGAAGGATCATTGGTATGCAAAGCCGTACCAAACATTTACACCTAGGGTTTGATATTGAGGACAAACCCATCCTTGTCCGAGGTAAAGAAAAGAAAATTAATGATTACTCTTTTATCCATTTAGGAGAATGTATTCATGTTGGTGTCATCAAGGAATTTTTAAAGCAGCATCAGGTTTCATTTGAGGAGGCATAA
- a CDS encoding sugar phosphate isomerase/epimerase family protein, translating to MKTIKGPAIFLAQFADDKAPFNNLENICNWVAGLGYKGVQIPTWDSRLIDLQKAAESKTYAEEVKGIVEDAGMQITELSTHLQGQLVAVHPAYNELFDGFAPAELKGNLQGKTEWAIQQLKYAAKASQNMGLTAHATFSGALMWHTVYPWPQRPAGLVDTGFGELAKRWTPILDEFDANGVDVCYELHPGEDLHDGVTFEMFLDKVNGHKRANILYDPSHFVLQCLDYLQFIDFYHERIKMFHVKDAEFNPTGKQGVYGGFQGWVERAGRFRSLGDGQVDFAGIFSKLSQYDFDGWAVLEWECAIKHPEQGAAEGAPFIDSHIIRVTEKAFDDFAGVGADEAFNKKILGI from the coding sequence ATGAAAACTATAAAAGGACCCGCCATTTTTCTTGCACAATTTGCAGACGACAAGGCTCCATTTAACAATCTTGAAAACATTTGTAACTGGGTAGCAGGCTTAGGATACAAAGGCGTTCAAATCCCCACTTGGGATAGTCGTTTAATCGATCTTCAAAAAGCTGCTGAAAGTAAAACTTATGCCGAAGAGGTAAAAGGAATCGTTGAGGATGCAGGAATGCAGATTACGGAACTTTCTACTCACCTTCAAGGACAGTTGGTCGCAGTTCACCCTGCTTACAATGAATTATTTGATGGTTTTGCACCAGCAGAGTTAAAAGGAAATCTTCAAGGCAAAACTGAATGGGCAATCCAACAATTGAAGTATGCTGCGAAAGCTTCCCAAAACATGGGATTAACAGCTCACGCAACTTTCAGTGGAGCCTTAATGTGGCATACCGTTTACCCTTGGCCTCAAAGACCTGCTGGATTGGTAGACACCGGCTTTGGAGAGTTAGCAAAAAGATGGACTCCCATTTTGGATGAGTTTGATGCCAATGGCGTGGACGTATGTTATGAACTTCACCCAGGAGAAGACCTTCATGATGGAGTGACTTTTGAAATGTTCTTAGACAAAGTCAATGGACATAAAAGAGCTAATATTCTTTATGACCCAAGTCACTTTGTCCTGCAATGTTTAGACTACCTGCAATTCATTGATTTTTACCATGAACGAATCAAAATGTTTCATGTGAAGGATGCTGAATTTAATCCTACCGGTAAACAAGGTGTCTATGGAGGTTTCCAAGGTTGGGTAGAGAGAGCTGGACGTTTCCGCTCTTTAGGAGATGGACAAGTGGATTTTGCTGGTATATTTAGCAAACTTTCTCAATACGATTTTGATGGATGGGCCGTTCTTGAGTGGGAATGCGCCATCAAACACCCTGAGCAAGGAGCTGCCGAGGGAGCACCATTTATCGATTCACATATTATCAGAGTTACAGAAAAAGCATTTGATGATTTCGCAGGTGTTGGCGCCGACGAAGCATTTAACAAGAAAATTTTAGGAATTTAA
- a CDS encoding SH3 domain-containing protein, whose product MKGIEIADSLFQQRSYKEAMEIYQENYQLGIYSPAMLLKMSFISEGIGDKEHATLYLSKYYDLSPNTQTITKIKSLTGQSNLVGYEVSDSERFILFLVEYQEIMVGLLSVFLLISLILLWTNNKGASGSRAYWPSLLLIVLIFVANNFLKAPKTALITQSPTMIVSKPTAGGELVDRVEPGHRVKIKSSKDIWYEVEWKNQKAYIKKDNVTRL is encoded by the coding sequence GTGAAAGGTATAGAAATAGCAGATTCTTTGTTTCAACAAAGGAGTTACAAGGAAGCGATGGAAATTTACCAGGAAAACTACCAACTAGGAATTTATTCCCCTGCGATGTTACTGAAAATGTCCTTCATTTCTGAGGGGATAGGAGATAAAGAACATGCCACACTTTACCTGAGTAAATATTACGATCTTAGTCCAAACACACAGACCATTACTAAGATCAAAAGCCTGACAGGACAGAGTAACCTAGTAGGCTATGAGGTAAGTGATTCCGAGCGATTTATTTTGTTTTTAGTGGAGTATCAGGAAATAATGGTGGGACTGTTAAGTGTATTCCTTCTGATATCTCTTATTCTATTATGGACCAATAATAAAGGAGCTTCAGGATCCAGAGCTTACTGGCCTTCGCTATTATTGATCGTTTTGATTTTTGTTGCGAATAACTTCTTGAAGGCTCCGAAAACAGCTTTAATTACCCAAAGTCCTACCATGATTGTTTCTAAGCCTACTGCGGGAGGGGAATTGGTGGATCGAGTAGAGCCTGGCCACCGAGTCAAAATTAAATCCAGTAAGGATATTTGGTATGAAGTGGAATGGAAAAATCAAAAAGCATACATCAAAAAGGATAACGTGACTAGGTTATAA
- the gap gene encoding type I glyceraldehyde-3-phosphate dehydrogenase: MSKIKVGINGFGRIGRLVFRVAQERDDIQVVGINDLIDVDYMAYMLKYDSTHGQFKGTVEVVDGKLVVNGNAIRVTSERSPANLKWDEVGADYVVESTGLFLTKETAQGHIDAGAKKVIMSAPSKDDTPMFVMGVNEDAYTSDMVFVSNASCTTNCLAPIAKVLNDNFGIEEGLMTTVHATTATQKTVDGPSAKDWRGGRGAGQNIIPSSTGAAKAVGKVIPELNGKLTGMAFRVPTPDVSVVDLTVRLKKAATYEEICAKMKEASETTMKGVLGYTEDQVVSNDFIGDSRTSIFDAGAGIQLSDTFVKVVSWYDNEWGYSNKVVDLLAFIASK; the protein is encoded by the coding sequence ATGAGCAAAATTAAAGTTGGAATTAATGGATTCGGAAGAATCGGTCGACTAGTTTTTAGAGTGGCCCAGGAAAGAGATGATATCCAGGTAGTAGGTATCAATGACCTGATTGATGTGGATTACATGGCATACATGCTGAAGTATGACTCCACTCATGGCCAATTCAAAGGTACTGTAGAAGTAGTAGATGGTAAATTGGTAGTAAATGGTAATGCAATCAGAGTAACCTCTGAGAGAAGCCCTGCCAACCTTAAGTGGGATGAAGTAGGTGCAGATTATGTAGTAGAATCTACTGGTTTATTCTTGACCAAAGAAACTGCTCAAGGGCATATTGATGCCGGTGCAAAGAAAGTAATCATGTCAGCTCCTTCTAAAGATGATACTCCTATGTTTGTCATGGGTGTAAATGAGGATGCTTACACTTCTGATATGGTATTCGTATCCAATGCATCTTGTACCACAAACTGTCTTGCTCCAATCGCAAAAGTATTGAATGACAACTTCGGAATTGAAGAAGGTTTGATGACTACTGTCCATGCGACTACTGCAACTCAGAAAACTGTAGATGGACCTTCTGCAAAAGACTGGAGAGGTGGACGTGGAGCAGGTCAAAACATTATTCCTTCCTCTACTGGTGCTGCTAAAGCAGTAGGTAAAGTAATCCCTGAATTGAACGGTAAGTTGACAGGTATGGCATTTAGAGTTCCTACTCCAGATGTTTCTGTGGTGGATTTGACTGTTAGATTGAAGAAAGCTGCTACCTATGAGGAAATCTGTGCGAAAATGAAAGAAGCATCTGAAACTACTATGAAAGGAGTTTTAGGTTACACTGAAGATCAAGTAGTTTCCAATGACTTTATTGGTGATTCAAGAACTTCTATATTCGATGCAGGAGCTGGTATCCAGCTTTCTGACACTTTCGTGAAAGTTGTTTCTTGGTATGACAACGAATGGGGTTATTCCAATAAAGTTGTTGACTTATTAGCATTCATTGCTTCTAAATAA
- a CDS encoding M1 family metallopeptidase, with the protein MKNLLAFLLLILFLSSCTQTVSDEHFYDPGISMELAKYRKQQLSNLHYTLDFSIPNGKDAPIQSELQLSLAISNLDHPLILDFNEKSENILSISVNGNNSPIVHQQEHIIIAPKYLKSGINQITIEFIAGNLSLNRNEDFLYTLLVPDRASTLFPCFDQPDLKGRYTLSITAPKEWEVLAGAPEVNSTQEGAFIKHEFGPTDLMSTYLFSFVAGEFNTANTLEAFPQKMLYRETNPEKIEASIPEVFELHRKSKEFLEEYTAYPFPFQKLDFATIPIFQYGGMEHVGAIQYRESALFLDGNATDSELLSRAKLIGHETAHMWFGDLVSIEWFNDVWMKEVFAGFMAGKIANPNYPKINHDLAFLTSNYPAAYGEDRTAGTNPIRQNLPNLKDAGSLYGSIIYSKAPIMMRQLETAMGEEAFQKGIQAYIKSFANGNANWNDLVSLLDQETPLDLQKWSDIWVNQSGRPLITEQISFAQDGTISSLSISQQAEDGSNKLWPQLFDITLVYPDRQITIPVSIEGKNLVIEEAKGLEKPETILYNSNGLGYGVFPLDQKATFRYAQLQDEVMRAHAYINLYENTLLGNIPAENALNVIREGIATEQNEILMRLLSSEANSLFWTYLSEDSRTQILPEFESQIWDLLQSDLDSNIKKSLFSLYSGIAYSKLGTEKLYSIWHQDQEIQNLKLNSDNFTSLAMTLALYKHPDSEAILEEERARLSNPDKLNRFDFLRPALSQNPEERDQLFESFKDAKNREKESWVLAACGYIHHPLHQEHSIKYVPLSLGLLEEIQKTGDIFFPKRWISSTVGQYTSEQAANDVKNFLNEHPDFNPILKNKILQATDDLMRVQKIASKK; encoded by the coding sequence ATGAAAAATTTGCTGGCATTTCTACTTTTGATCCTATTTCTTTCTTCCTGCACCCAAACGGTTTCAGACGAACATTTTTACGATCCGGGGATATCAATGGAGCTCGCAAAATATAGAAAGCAGCAGCTTTCTAATCTTCATTACACATTGGATTTCTCTATCCCTAATGGAAAAGACGCCCCCATCCAATCTGAATTACAGCTAAGCTTGGCTATTTCCAATCTTGACCATCCACTGATTCTGGATTTCAATGAAAAGTCAGAAAACATCCTTTCTATTTCAGTAAATGGGAACAACAGTCCTATTGTTCATCAACAGGAGCATATTATAATTGCTCCCAAATACCTAAAATCAGGTATCAATCAAATCACCATTGAGTTTATTGCTGGAAACCTTTCTCTGAACCGAAATGAGGATTTTCTCTATACATTATTAGTGCCTGACAGGGCTAGTACCTTATTTCCTTGTTTCGACCAGCCAGACTTAAAAGGAAGGTACACGTTAAGCATTACAGCTCCCAAAGAATGGGAAGTACTTGCAGGTGCTCCAGAGGTCAATAGTACTCAGGAAGGAGCTTTTATTAAACATGAGTTTGGTCCTACAGACCTAATGAGCACTTACCTATTCTCCTTTGTGGCAGGTGAGTTCAATACCGCCAATACCTTGGAAGCTTTTCCCCAAAAGATGCTATACAGGGAAACCAATCCTGAAAAAATTGAGGCAAGTATTCCAGAAGTATTTGAGCTCCATCGTAAATCCAAAGAGTTTCTAGAGGAGTATACTGCTTATCCTTTCCCTTTTCAAAAGTTAGATTTCGCCACCATACCTATTTTCCAATATGGAGGAATGGAACATGTTGGAGCAATCCAATACAGGGAGTCGGCTTTATTTCTGGATGGGAATGCCACCGACTCTGAATTGCTCAGCCGGGCAAAATTAATCGGCCATGAAACTGCTCATATGTGGTTTGGGGATTTGGTTTCCATCGAGTGGTTTAATGATGTTTGGATGAAAGAAGTATTTGCCGGATTCATGGCAGGAAAAATAGCAAACCCTAACTACCCTAAAATAAACCACGATCTGGCATTCTTAACTTCGAACTATCCCGCAGCATACGGAGAAGATAGAACAGCGGGAACCAATCCTATCAGACAAAATTTGCCAAACCTGAAAGATGCGGGTTCTCTTTATGGCAGTATCATCTATAGCAAAGCTCCTATTATGATGAGACAGCTCGAAACAGCCATGGGAGAAGAAGCATTTCAAAAAGGAATTCAAGCCTATATTAAATCGTTTGCCAATGGCAATGCCAATTGGAATGACCTCGTCAGTTTATTAGACCAAGAGACTCCCCTAGACCTTCAAAAATGGAGTGACATTTGGGTGAATCAATCAGGGAGACCGCTTATCACAGAACAAATTTCCTTTGCTCAGGACGGCACTATTTCAAGTCTGTCTATTTCTCAACAAGCAGAGGATGGATCCAATAAACTTTGGCCCCAGTTGTTTGACATTACCTTAGTTTACCCAGATCGTCAAATAACTATTCCGGTTTCCATTGAAGGCAAAAACTTGGTGATTGAGGAAGCTAAAGGTCTTGAAAAACCTGAGACCATCCTATACAACAGCAACGGTCTTGGCTATGGAGTATTCCCTCTTGACCAGAAAGCCACCTTTCGATATGCTCAGCTTCAAGACGAAGTCATGAGAGCCCATGCCTATATCAACCTTTATGAAAACACCTTATTAGGCAATATACCTGCTGAAAATGCCTTAAATGTCATAAGAGAAGGGATAGCAACGGAGCAAAATGAGATCCTGATGAGATTATTGTCCTCCGAAGCTAACAGCCTCTTCTGGACCTATTTATCCGAAGACTCTAGAACACAGATTTTACCTGAATTTGAAAGCCAAATTTGGGACCTCTTACAATCAGACTTAGACTCCAACATCAAAAAAAGCTTATTCTCATTATATAGTGGAATTGCATATTCTAAATTAGGGACTGAAAAACTTTATAGTATTTGGCATCAGGATCAAGAGATTCAAAACTTAAAGTTGAACTCAGACAACTTTACAAGTTTGGCGATGACGTTGGCACTTTATAAGCATCCAGATTCAGAAGCTATTCTAGAAGAGGAAAGGGCAAGACTTTCCAATCCAGACAAACTCAACCGATTTGACTTTTTGAGACCTGCTTTATCCCAAAATCCAGAAGAAAGGGATCAGTTATTTGAGTCTTTTAAAGATGCAAAAAACCGAGAAAAAGAATCATGGGTTCTGGCTGCTTGTGGGTACATCCATCACCCATTACACCAAGAACATAGTATAAAGTACGTCCCTCTCTCTTTAGGACTATTGGAGGAAATTCAGAAAACCGGTGATATATTTTTCCCAAAAAGATGGATCAGTAGTACTGTGGGCCAATACACTTCTGAGCAAGCTGCAAATGATGTGAAAAACTTTCTAAATGAACACCCAGACTTTAATCCAATTTTAAAAAATAAAATCCTCCAGGCAACCGACGATCTAATGCGTGTGCAGAAAATTGCAAGCAAGAAGTAG